CGGGTGCCGTCCCCGTTTTCACTGGTGATTTCAAAAGTCAAATCTTGGTTGTAGTACAAGGTCAGGCGGTCGTAGACATTGAGCAAGCCTGAGCGGTTGTAGGTTGGGTTGGTCAGGTAGGACTGGATTTGTTGCAGTTTTTCTTCGGGGATGCCGTCGGCATCGTCTTGGACAATGATTTCAAGTTGTTGGTCGAGATTGCGAATGAAAATGTCCAGATGAATCATGCGGTCAACATTGCGGACCCCGTGGTGAACGACATTTTCAACCAGGGGTTGTAAAATCAACTTGACAATCGGACGGTTGGCAATGCCGGGGTCGACGTCCCAGCGAACTTCAAAATTATCGAAACGGGCGTTCATGATGTTGAGGTAATGGCGGGTGAATTCAATTTCTTTCCAGAGCGGGACGACCAGGTCCTTGCGGTTGTTGATATATTGAAAATAATTGGACAACGAATGCACCATCTCAACAGCGGCCTCGGTTTGTTCATCTTCGACTAGGAAGAGTAAGTTATCGAGGGCGTTGTACAAAAAGTGTGGGTTAATTTGATTTTGCAAGGCAAATAGTTGAATTTCACGCTTTTCATAGTTTTCTTTAATTAAATTTTCCTGAATAGCAATTTTCTCGTCAACCAATTGGTACAACTCGTCTAAAATATCGTTAAAGTTTTGTTGGATTTGAGTGACTTCATCGATGCCATCTAAGAAATTGGATGGGCGATCGAGATTAATCAAGCCATCACGTTGGCTAACAATGCGGGAAAAAGGCTTCAGCACATTGGTCGCAATAAAGTAAGCCACCGCTAACAAAATAAGTAACAGCACAAAAAAGATTGAGAAATACTGACTGAGAATCAGACCAATTTCACTGGTGATATTGGTTTGATCGAATGTAACTTGATAGGTCCAACCAGCGATATTTAGTGGGAGGTTGACCTGGTGTAAATTCCGGGCTGTCGGCGGTTGGTTGGAAACGATGTTGCTGGTTTGGAATTCGAAAATCGGTTGTTGGTCGACGAGCAGGCTTTCGGACATGGCCTCCTCGAGGAGCGGCAAATCGCCGAAATAGCTTTGGTCGAATTCGATTTGGACGGTGTCGACGTTGGACAGGGTCGGGCTAGGGTTGCGAATCGGCAGTTTGATGATGCCGTACGGGTCGCTGGTCTGGGGCTGGAAAATGAATTCGTAGTCGCCGTTGTTGGTGCGCACGCTATTCGACTCATTGATCAGCGGCTGAATGGCGTGCGGATTAGTCGTGGTGCGGTACAGCTCCTCCTGCTGGTTGTTCAGCAGGCTAATCGAGCGCACGTTTAACGTCGACTGGTAATTGCTGAGGTAACGCTGAATGTTGTTGGGCGTGTTAATCTCCTCTTGCACTGGCAAAGTGTTCAGCGACAGCGACGCCAGCACATTTTGTAGTTTATTGATTTCATCATTCACCATCTGCACTTTACTTTCAACCCGCGCTTCCTGCATTTGTTGCACGTCCTGCACATAATTACCGTAAAATTGCCCGACATACAAGACCATAATAAAGGTAAACGGCAGCACCGTCGTGACAATCAGATACAGAAAAATCCGATTATGCATATTGAACGAATACTTTTTGTTCAGCTTCACCCGCCGGTCCGGCTGCTGCATGGCCATCCAATCCAGCAACTCGTAAATCGACGTCAGCGCGTTTTTGGCCATATAATCCGAAATCGGCCATGACAAAATCAAAACCAAACCCAACATCATAATAATAAATATCAGTGACGATTGGATGCCGGGATTACGATAATTGGCCGACTGAATTTTAATTTCTAAGTCGTATGGCTGAATCTCCCGGGTGAGAATAATATCCTGGTTGGTGGGTTTATAGGCGTCCCCTTTAAAAAGCAACTGGTTATTGTAACGGATTTGGTAATACTCCGGCGTTAGAAACGACGTCAAAATAGCATCCGCATTCAACGTCACAATCGCGGTCGCGACATGTTGGTTGCTGTTTGAATTCGTAATATTCGTTACAAAATACAGGCGGTTTTGGAAATACGGCAAGGGTTGGGTTATTTCGGGCACGTTTTGATAATAAATATCATTAGTGTAAAATTCATCCTCATAAAATAAATAATCCGTGCTAACCGTTGGATTCTTTTCAATCCCATTAAGCCGAAATCCCGGCACCTGCAAGCTGGCTGAAAACTGATTGGTATCCGTAATTAATAAAATATCTTCGATAAACTGACTCTCTTGAGCCATCACAAATAAATAATTAATTAACTGCTGTGACGCATGGTAGTGCTCTGCCCCAATGTAAGCCGAATCTTGCAAAGTCTCCAGGGTCGTCGTAATAAACTCGCTGTTTTCCAAAGTACTCGTAATACCCGCCGCTTGATCCAACCCCCGTTGAATCAAATTAGTCGCTTGGTTAAAGGTTTCACGAGTATTATCCTCATTTTCCTGCTGCGTAAAGTTGGTAAACTGATAATTAAAAAAGAAAATAATGACAAAACCCGTCACCAAACTCAGAATAATCGATGTCCGTGTCAAAAACGACCGCAACGACTGCCGCTCCTGCTTTTGCGGCGGCTGCGAATTCGGTTTGAAATGCGAGCTTTTCGGCTCCTGAAATGCCGGTTCCGTGGAACCGGTGTTCGGTTGGGCGTGTCGCGCTGACGGCTGTGCGAAGCGGGAACTGGGGGTTTGACTGGAAAAGGCGGCGACCGTGCGGTCGCCTGTCTTAGAAGCAGGGGTATTTATTTTAATGGTCATGGTCTTCAAAGTACTTCTTTCTGTAGCTTAGCGGGCTGTCGCCGACGACCTGCTTGAACACGCGGTTGAAGTAGGAGTGGCTGGAAAAGCCGACGGTGGTGGATATTTCCTTGAGCTGTTGGTCGGAATAGATAATCAGGCGTTTAGCGTTTTCGATGCGGATGTAGTTGACGTAGGCGTTGAAGCCGACTTCGGTTTCCTCGTTGAATAGCTTGCTGAAATAGGCTTCGTGGATGAAGAGTTTTTCGGCGATGTCTTTGAGGGTGATGTTTTCCGTGTAGTGTTCCTGAACATAGTTGATGGCATAATTGACATAACGGTTGTTGGATTTGCGGATTTTCAGGGTTTGTTCGGGCCGAGCTAAAGGGGTCGGCGTGATTTTGTTTTCGGGTTGGGTTGGTGCGGCGTCGGTTGGTTGGGTTTGTTGGTTAGGCTGGGTTGGTTGGGATGGTTGGGTTTGGTCGGCAGTTAGTTGGGTTTGTTGAGGTGCTGGTTGGGATTGGTTGAGATTGGGCTCGTCCATAATCCGGGTCATCATTTGGCGGAAATCGCTTTTCATGATGGGTTTGACTAGAAAGCCTTTGACGTTGAAATTGATGGCTTTTTGGGCGAGGTCGAAGTCGCGGTATGCTGTAAGAATAATGACCACAATATGTGGGTATTTTTCATGAAGGATTTCTACCAGTTCGAGTCCGCCCATTTTAGGCATTTTGATATCGGTTATCACGAG
This window of the Fundicoccus culcitae genome carries:
- a CDS encoding response regulator transcription factor, with the protein product MFKSIIVDDEKNIRERMARHFPWGDFQFEVVGTAANGLEALKLIDDEQPDLVITDIKMPKMGGLELVEILHEKYPHIVVIILTAYRDFDLAQKAINFNVKGFLVKPIMKSDFRQMMTRIMDEPNLNQSQPAPQQTQLTADQTQPSQPTQPNQQTQPTDAAPTQPENKITPTPLARPEQTLKIRKSNNRYVNYAINYVQEHYTENITLKDIAEKLFIHEAYFSKLFNEETEVGFNAYVNYIRIENAKRLIIYSDQQLKEISTTVGFSSHSYFNRVFKQVVGDSPLSYRKKYFEDHDH
- a CDS encoding sensor histidine kinase, translated to MTIKINTPASKTGDRTVAAFSSQTPSSRFAQPSARHAQPNTGSTEPAFQEPKSSHFKPNSQPPQKQERQSLRSFLTRTSIILSLVTGFVIIFFFNYQFTNFTQQENEDNTRETFNQATNLIQRGLDQAAGITSTLENSEFITTTLETLQDSAYIGAEHYHASQQLINYLFVMAQESQFIEDILLITDTNQFSASLQVPGFRLNGIEKNPTVSTDYLFYEDEFYTNDIYYQNVPEITQPLPYFQNRLYFVTNITNSNSNQHVATAIVTLNADAILTSFLTPEYYQIRYNNQLLFKGDAYKPTNQDIILTREIQPYDLEIKIQSANYRNPGIQSSLIFIIMMLGLVLILSWPISDYMAKNALTSIYELLDWMAMQQPDRRVKLNKKYSFNMHNRIFLYLIVTTVLPFTFIMVLYVGQFYGNYVQDVQQMQEARVESKVQMVNDEINKLQNVLASLSLNTLPVQEEINTPNNIQRYLSNYQSTLNVRSISLLNNQQEELYRTTTNPHAIQPLINESNSVRTNNGDYEFIFQPQTSDPYGIIKLPIRNPSPTLSNVDTVQIEFDQSYFGDLPLLEEAMSESLLVDQQPIFEFQTSNIVSNQPPTARNLHQVNLPLNIAGWTYQVTFDQTNITSEIGLILSQYFSIFFVLLLILLAVAYFIATNVLKPFSRIVSQRDGLINLDRPSNFLDGIDEVTQIQQNFNDILDELYQLVDEKIAIQENLIKENYEKREIQLFALQNQINPHFLYNALDNLLFLVEDEQTEAAVEMVHSLSNYFQYINNRKDLVVPLWKEIEFTRHYLNIMNARFDNFEVRWDVDPGIANRPIVKLILQPLVENVVHHGVRNVDRMIHLDIFIRNLDQQLEIIVQDDADGIPEEKLQQIQSYLTNPTYNRSGLLNVYDRLTLYYNQDLTFEITSENGDGTRVRIVIPSFVKG